In the Dethiosulfovibrio salsuginis genome, TTAGCTTTTCTATATCCTTGCCTCTTTTTATCTGTAGCTTTACGTCTCGCTTAAATTGGCTTGAGCGTTTCAGTTTTGGCATTATATCCCAAGGTCTTCGTAAAGCTCGTCGAGCGATTCAAATTCCGCCCCATCTCCAGAAGCCACCTCCTCCATGGCCTGTACGGTTCTGCCGTTAGGTATCTCCACGGTAAACGGAAGTTTCCCGTTTGCTCCGATCTGGACCAAGGTCATCCTGACGGCATCCGAAACCGAAAGTCCCATTTTAGACAGGGCTTCCGACGCCTTTCTCTTCGTTTCGCTGTCGATACGAACTCTGATAGAGCTGTCGCAAGTCGTCATGTTTATCGCCTCCTTTGTGATCACATTGTAGCAACGAGTTTTAGTGAGGTCAAGGTAAACATCAAAAAAGGCCCCGGCGAGTTCGCCGGGGCCTCTGCTATCTATGGTGGGCGACACAGGGTTCGAACCTGTGACCCCTTCCGTGTGAGGGAAGTGCTCTACCGCTGAGCTAGCCGCCCGTATGAGACGATGAGAATTATATCCCCCCTGTTGAAATAATGCAACCCCTGGGCGGAAAATGGCCCTTCACTAAAGCGACAGGTGGAAGTATACTGATGGAGTGGTCGAATATTCCCTCTTGGAAGAAAGCCCTAAATGGTGGTATAGTTCACCTG is a window encoding:
- a CDS encoding type II toxin-antitoxin system RelB/DinJ family antitoxin — its product is MTTCDSSIRVRIDSETKRKASEALSKMGLSVSDAVRMTLVQIGANGKLPFTVEIPNGRTVQAMEEVASGDGAEFESLDELYEDLGI